In the Wyeomyia smithii strain HCP4-BCI-WySm-NY-G18 chromosome 2, ASM2978416v1, whole genome shotgun sequence genome, one interval contains:
- the LOC129722555 gene encoding protein TIS11-like isoform X1: protein MSTAIMHTGAFYDFGDFTLKNQTNSRSTAQMTIPSTNGTNSSSNNATSNSNSSSSSSLIGSIGHHATSSQILLQQNFHVSHQTQHQQNHHHQQQQQQHQHHNHPHHHHQQSNHQSHQQQQHNARQLLIHNTLTRTASHPVGASSATSTTAAATMESLMELLRMSTAASMLAQTNRGTAAVAAAVVSGGGGGGGGHRKLERTQSEPLPQQVNTSRYKTELCRPFEEAGECKYGDKCQFAHGMQELRNLQRHPKYKTELCRTFHSVGFCPYGPRCHFVHNAEEARNHNRSVAAYHAQLAAAAAAANSGNNNGGNLSQQSNAAAAAAAVLQQAQLQQTAVLLQQQQQQQQQHQLPLSPALSMSTGSDRASPIGSLSLSPTTSMASFFPEQGSPTFPPTNGQQQSAFNFPASPPASPIDGLSPMTTPPPPSPSLVSLKGAANGNSGLDADARLPVFNRLSSTVDAFTNLMI, encoded by the exons ATGTCTACCGCGATTATGCACACCGGGGCGTTCTACGACTTTGGTGATTTCACACTGAAG AATCAAACAAACTCCAGAAGCACAGCGCAAATGACCATCCCGAGCACCAATGGCACAAATAGCAGCAGCAATAATGCCACTAGCAACAGtaatagcagcagcagcagttcgTTAATTGGTAGTATTGGCCACCACGCTACCAGCAGTCAGATTCTGCTGCAGCAGAATTTCCACGTGTCCCATCAGACTCAACACCAGCAAAACCATCATcatcagcaacagcagcagcagcatcagcacCATAACCAcccccatcatcatcatcagcagagCAACCATCAGTCGCACCAGCAACAGCAACACAACGCACGCCAGCTTTTGATTCATAATACCCTAACCCGCACCGCGTCACATCCGGTAGGAGCTAGCAGCGCGACGTCGACAACCGCAGCAGCTACTATGGAATCACTGATGGAACTACTCCGAATGTCCACGGCCGCCAGTATGCTGGCCCAGACGAACCGTGGCACAGCAGCCGTGGCCGCTGCCGTAGTCTCCGGTGGgggtggcggtggtggtggccATCGCAAGCTGGAACGTACCCAGTCGGAACCGCTGCCACAGCAGGTCAATACATCAAG ATATAAAACCGAGCTGTGCCGGCCATTCGAGGAGGCAGGCGAGTGTAAGTACGGCGACAAGTGCCAGTTCGCCCATGGCATGCAGGAGCTGCGTAACCTTCAGCGTCATCCAAAGTACAAGACCGAACTGTGCCGCACATTCCACAGTGTCGGATTCTGCCCGTATGGTCCCCGTTGTCACTTTGTACATAACGCTGAAGAGGCCCGAAACCATAACCGCTCGGTAGCTGCGTATCATGCTCAACTGGCAGCGGCCGCCGCTGCGGCCAATTCCGGCAATAACAACGGTGGTAATCTGAGCCAGCAGTCCAACGCGGCGGCTGCGGCAGCTGCTGTGCTACAGCAAGCTCAGCTACAGCAAACTGCTGTTCtgttgcaacaacaacaacaacagcagcagcaacatcaGCTTCCGCTTAGCCCGGCTCTGTCTATGTCCACCGGATCGGATAGAGCTTCGCCGATCGGGTCACTCTCTTTGTCACCAACAACATCGATGGCAAGCTTCTTCCCGGAACAGGGCAGTCCAACTTTCCCACCGACTAACGGGCAGCAGCAGAGTGCTTTCAATTTCCCAGCGTCGCCGCCCGCCAGCCCCATTGACGGTTTGTCGCCAATGACCACTCCTCCGCCACCTTCTCCGTCACTAGTATCCCTGAAGGGTGCTGCCAACGGCAACAGCGGCCTGGATGCCGATGCAAGGCTTCCAGTGTTCAATCGGCTCAGCTCCACGGTGGATGCCTTCACCAATCTGATGATCTAA
- the LOC129722555 gene encoding protein TIS11-like isoform X2, producing MSSLDYNRSATDSLNQTNSRSTAQMTIPSTNGTNSSSNNATSNSNSSSSSSLIGSIGHHATSSQILLQQNFHVSHQTQHQQNHHHQQQQQQHQHHNHPHHHHQQSNHQSHQQQQHNARQLLIHNTLTRTASHPVGASSATSTTAAATMESLMELLRMSTAASMLAQTNRGTAAVAAAVVSGGGGGGGGHRKLERTQSEPLPQQVNTSRYKTELCRPFEEAGECKYGDKCQFAHGMQELRNLQRHPKYKTELCRTFHSVGFCPYGPRCHFVHNAEEARNHNRSVAAYHAQLAAAAAAANSGNNNGGNLSQQSNAAAAAAAVLQQAQLQQTAVLLQQQQQQQQQHQLPLSPALSMSTGSDRASPIGSLSLSPTTSMASFFPEQGSPTFPPTNGQQQSAFNFPASPPASPIDGLSPMTTPPPPSPSLVSLKGAANGNSGLDADARLPVFNRLSSTVDAFTNLMI from the exons ATGTCTTCACTTGACTACAACCGTTCAGCGACGGATAGCCTG AATCAAACAAACTCCAGAAGCACAGCGCAAATGACCATCCCGAGCACCAATGGCACAAATAGCAGCAGCAATAATGCCACTAGCAACAGtaatagcagcagcagcagttcgTTAATTGGTAGTATTGGCCACCACGCTACCAGCAGTCAGATTCTGCTGCAGCAGAATTTCCACGTGTCCCATCAGACTCAACACCAGCAAAACCATCATcatcagcaacagcagcagcagcatcagcacCATAACCAcccccatcatcatcatcagcagagCAACCATCAGTCGCACCAGCAACAGCAACACAACGCACGCCAGCTTTTGATTCATAATACCCTAACCCGCACCGCGTCACATCCGGTAGGAGCTAGCAGCGCGACGTCGACAACCGCAGCAGCTACTATGGAATCACTGATGGAACTACTCCGAATGTCCACGGCCGCCAGTATGCTGGCCCAGACGAACCGTGGCACAGCAGCCGTGGCCGCTGCCGTAGTCTCCGGTGGgggtggcggtggtggtggccATCGCAAGCTGGAACGTACCCAGTCGGAACCGCTGCCACAGCAGGTCAATACATCAAG ATATAAAACCGAGCTGTGCCGGCCATTCGAGGAGGCAGGCGAGTGTAAGTACGGCGACAAGTGCCAGTTCGCCCATGGCATGCAGGAGCTGCGTAACCTTCAGCGTCATCCAAAGTACAAGACCGAACTGTGCCGCACATTCCACAGTGTCGGATTCTGCCCGTATGGTCCCCGTTGTCACTTTGTACATAACGCTGAAGAGGCCCGAAACCATAACCGCTCGGTAGCTGCGTATCATGCTCAACTGGCAGCGGCCGCCGCTGCGGCCAATTCCGGCAATAACAACGGTGGTAATCTGAGCCAGCAGTCCAACGCGGCGGCTGCGGCAGCTGCTGTGCTACAGCAAGCTCAGCTACAGCAAACTGCTGTTCtgttgcaacaacaacaacaacagcagcagcaacatcaGCTTCCGCTTAGCCCGGCTCTGTCTATGTCCACCGGATCGGATAGAGCTTCGCCGATCGGGTCACTCTCTTTGTCACCAACAACATCGATGGCAAGCTTCTTCCCGGAACAGGGCAGTCCAACTTTCCCACCGACTAACGGGCAGCAGCAGAGTGCTTTCAATTTCCCAGCGTCGCCGCCCGCCAGCCCCATTGACGGTTTGTCGCCAATGACCACTCCTCCGCCACCTTCTCCGTCACTAGTATCCCTGAAGGGTGCTGCCAACGGCAACAGCGGCCTGGATGCCGATGCAAGGCTTCCAGTGTTCAATCGGCTCAGCTCCACGGTGGATGCCTTCACCAATCTGATGATCTAA